Proteins from a genomic interval of Rubinisphaera italica:
- a CDS encoding ImmA/IrrE family metallo-endopeptidase translates to MRQKPKPSVALPTAEASRLWNLYGFESSSDLVLEDLAMALGVVVLDDDLKSADAWLVRKGDNGIIRVSNTIAEAGRRRFAVAHELGHWSLHKSVTQMMSCTSADMLARYKASPPEMEANTFAAELLMPRHLFQPAMRQSRPTSQFVNELANQFGTTRTSTAYRIADVTEDYFALVMSKDGVIKWWQASEALKDLMWIEAGEAVPRYSVAAQFFNGEELPKKPEKIDLDDWISENKGLEAEYFYEDVIPMPSYGQVLSLLWLE, encoded by the coding sequence ATGAGACAGAAACCGAAACCTAGCGTTGCACTTCCGACAGCTGAAGCATCAAGGCTCTGGAACCTTTACGGTTTCGAGAGCAGTTCCGATCTCGTTCTCGAAGATCTGGCTATGGCCCTTGGTGTGGTAGTGCTTGATGATGATCTTAAGTCCGCCGATGCTTGGCTCGTTCGCAAGGGTGACAATGGAATCATTAGGGTGAGTAATACGATTGCCGAGGCAGGGCGGAGACGATTTGCAGTTGCACACGAATTGGGCCATTGGTCCCTCCATAAGTCGGTAACTCAAATGATGTCTTGCACGAGTGCAGACATGCTTGCGCGATACAAAGCCAGTCCGCCGGAGATGGAGGCCAACACGTTTGCTGCTGAGTTGCTTATGCCGAGGCATCTCTTTCAGCCGGCGATGCGACAGTCTCGACCGACCTCGCAATTCGTTAACGAACTCGCCAACCAATTTGGAACGACGCGAACTTCAACGGCTTACCGAATTGCTGATGTGACCGAAGACTACTTCGCATTGGTCATGTCGAAGGACGGCGTGATCAAGTGGTGGCAAGCGAGCGAAGCCCTGAAGGACTTAATGTGGATTGAAGCCGGCGAAGCAGTTCCTCGATACAGCGTCGCAGCCCAGTTTTTCAACGGGGAAGAATTACCGAAGAAGCCCGAGAAGATTGATCTGGACGATTGGATCTCAGAAAACAAAGGTCTCGAAGCAGAGTATTTTTACGAGGACGTGATTCCAATGCCCTCCTACGGGCAGGTCTTAAGCCTGCTCTGGCTCGAATAA
- a CDS encoding ArdC-like ssDNA-binding domain-containing protein: MVYRRRPRWSDHCFASFRLLKLNKKASEKAAELNEQIEQSLEALCGELDAGKSEQLVAYLKVLSQFHRYSFGNVMLITLQRPDASQVAGFHAWKKLGRSVKKGERGIKILAPVMRKKDEENEVEKSRDGEEEKRVVGFRTVHVFDVAQTEGDDLPGFAAVTGEPGYFIERIRSQIRDAGIELDTDYIESGALGVSTGGRITIRPGLNPAEEFSVLIHEFAHELLHRGERRQDTTKTIRETEAEAVAFAVCHRIGLKTGSAASDYIQLYNGSRETLQESLQHIRDCAAKILDGLLSNSSDEANESSSTQRAPMTQPNLF, translated from the coding sequence GTGGTTTATCGAAGACGGCCAAGGTGGAGCGATCACTGCTTTGCTTCCTTCCGACTACTGAAACTGAATAAGAAGGCATCCGAGAAGGCAGCGGAACTCAACGAACAGATCGAGCAGAGTCTCGAAGCTCTGTGCGGAGAGCTCGACGCTGGAAAGAGTGAGCAACTCGTTGCGTATCTGAAAGTACTGTCACAGTTTCATCGATACAGCTTTGGAAACGTGATGCTGATCACTCTGCAACGGCCTGATGCCTCACAAGTCGCTGGCTTTCATGCTTGGAAAAAACTCGGAAGGAGCGTGAAGAAGGGCGAACGCGGAATCAAAATTTTGGCTCCCGTGATGCGGAAGAAAGATGAGGAAAATGAAGTCGAGAAATCACGAGATGGCGAAGAGGAAAAACGCGTCGTCGGATTTCGAACGGTTCATGTATTCGATGTGGCACAGACGGAAGGAGACGACCTGCCGGGATTTGCAGCAGTCACAGGTGAGCCAGGATACTTCATTGAGCGAATTCGCTCACAGATCCGAGATGCGGGCATCGAACTCGACACGGATTACATTGAGAGCGGAGCACTTGGCGTATCGACTGGTGGAAGAATCACCATTCGACCCGGACTGAATCCCGCCGAAGAATTCTCTGTTCTGATCCATGAATTTGCACACGAGCTACTTCATCGCGGAGAACGACGTCAGGACACGACAAAGACAATCAGAGAGACCGAGGCTGAAGCTGTCGCGTTCGCAGTTTGTCACCGGATTGGCCTGAAAACTGGTTCTGCCGCGAGCGACTACATTCAGTTGTACAATGGCTCTCGCGAAACACTTCAGGAATCGCTGCAACACATTCGGGACTGTGCCGCCAAAATACTTGATGGGCTCCTGTCGAATTCCAGCGACGAAGCAAACGAGAGTTCCTCAACTCAAAGAGCGCCAATGACACAGCCGAATCTGTTTTGA
- a CDS encoding type IV secretory system conjugative DNA transfer family protein, translated as MRFRISVPTGSTRGPIGMVSVLASAHEAIARRHSLSLWIQSREGQVSYSVDLPDECRRTFLREIQDVYPGCTIEPEANMPTRSDRERWGMNLRLLPDILPLRTFESFVDDADQRTLADPISGLLSSLHTGKSGRVACDLRLTIKAARRSRLVALERITRRWQYRFATESLRETYLRWSTDHRFIRRQLAALIWRFTKRDKISENMPDKAGMKLLECRISAFSTVPSDSKPLAIRKLNEIASALGRFTDGTVHFQRFRISKRDRSHRTFLMSPREIATIWHPITVSGDTVSRVTRSEFREIEPPIHLVSNSKSATVLGRVKFRQQRNQFGIAVDDLRRHVLAIGKTGCGKSTFLLNVVRQQMEAKRGVVLVDPHGDLANEVLNHVPSRRTNDVIWFDAAEANVGFNPLVGSRNSDPNLVADAVLTSFKNVFGFDEGSAPRLLHIFRNCLLSLIGTQHASLSSIQRLLTDANFRRSAMSNITNEAVREFWLTEFNRWNDRDRVQYVASLQNKLGAFTTNERLQRIFAPQRKGIEFREIMDRSQILICNLSKGQVGHDASTLLGSLLLSSLQIAAMSRADIEEDDRTDCVVVVDEFHSYLADGNSTMADALAESRKYRTSYVLSTQMLEQLDSDTLAGVLGNCGSTLCMTVGPRDAEVLVALLGSGLSKEDLMKIPKYHGYLRLLIDGKPSTFSMTTLAPARLNSPRAEVVRQVSQQRYG; from the coding sequence ATGCGCTTTCGCATTTCCGTTCCCACCGGCAGTACACGTGGCCCGATCGGCATGGTTTCCGTGCTTGCATCGGCACACGAGGCGATTGCGAGGCGACACTCGCTCTCACTCTGGATTCAGTCGAGAGAGGGGCAAGTGTCGTACAGCGTCGATTTGCCTGACGAATGTCGCCGGACATTTCTGCGGGAGATTCAAGACGTCTATCCGGGATGCACGATCGAGCCCGAAGCAAATATGCCGACCAGAAGCGATCGTGAACGTTGGGGTATGAATCTTCGATTGTTACCTGACATCTTGCCGTTGCGGACATTCGAGAGTTTTGTTGACGACGCCGATCAACGCACATTAGCCGATCCCATTTCAGGCCTGCTTTCCAGTCTGCATACCGGAAAATCGGGACGAGTTGCCTGCGATCTTCGTCTGACGATCAAGGCTGCACGACGCTCTCGACTTGTTGCGTTGGAACGGATCACGCGACGGTGGCAGTACCGTTTCGCAACCGAATCGCTTCGTGAAACATATCTGCGATGGAGTACTGACCACCGTTTCATCCGCCGACAATTAGCAGCTCTCATTTGGCGGTTCACAAAACGTGACAAGATCTCCGAAAACATGCCGGACAAAGCGGGAATGAAATTGCTCGAATGTCGTATTTCTGCGTTCTCAACCGTACCATCTGACTCGAAGCCATTGGCGATCAGGAAGCTGAACGAAATTGCCAGTGCCTTGGGCCGATTTACCGACGGCACAGTCCATTTTCAACGTTTCCGAATATCGAAACGTGACAGAAGCCATCGCACTTTTCTGATGTCACCCCGGGAGATTGCGACAATTTGGCACCCCATCACCGTATCAGGTGACACCGTTTCACGCGTGACACGGTCTGAGTTCCGTGAGATCGAACCGCCGATTCATCTTGTTTCAAATAGCAAGAGTGCAACCGTGCTGGGACGCGTGAAGTTTCGCCAACAGCGAAATCAATTCGGCATCGCGGTAGACGACTTGCGTCGTCATGTGCTGGCTATTGGGAAAACGGGCTGCGGAAAGTCGACTTTCTTACTCAATGTCGTTCGGCAACAAATGGAGGCGAAGAGGGGAGTCGTCCTGGTCGATCCCCACGGCGACTTGGCAAACGAGGTTTTGAACCATGTTCCCAGTCGGAGAACAAATGACGTTATTTGGTTCGATGCGGCTGAAGCCAACGTAGGATTCAATCCGCTGGTTGGCTCTCGCAATTCCGATCCGAACCTCGTGGCCGACGCCGTGCTGACATCCTTCAAGAACGTGTTCGGATTCGACGAAGGTTCCGCACCCCGGCTTTTGCATATCTTCCGCAATTGCCTCTTGTCATTAATCGGAACTCAGCACGCTTCGTTGTCGAGCATCCAACGATTGTTGACGGATGCGAACTTCCGCAGGTCAGCCATGTCGAACATCACGAATGAGGCCGTGCGAGAATTCTGGTTAACAGAATTCAATCGCTGGAATGACCGCGACCGGGTTCAGTATGTCGCCAGTCTTCAGAATAAACTGGGAGCATTCACCACGAACGAACGTCTGCAACGTATTTTTGCCCCGCAGCGAAAGGGGATTGAGTTTCGAGAGATCATGGACCGTTCGCAGATTCTGATCTGTAATCTTTCGAAAGGCCAGGTCGGGCACGACGCGTCGACGCTGCTGGGATCGCTCTTGCTCTCCAGCTTACAGATCGCAGCCATGAGCCGCGCCGATATCGAAGAAGATGACCGTACGGATTGTGTCGTCGTCGTAGATGAGTTTCATTCCTATCTCGCGGACGGTAATTCAACAATGGCCGACGCTTTGGCTGAGTCACGGAAGTACCGCACAAGCTATGTCCTTTCCACCCAAATGCTGGAACAGCTCGACTCCGATACCTTGGCGGGCGTACTGGGAAACTGCGGTTCGACACTCTGCATGACAGTTGGTCCACGTGATGCCGAAGTGCTCGTCGCACTTCTTGGGAGTGGGTTGTCCAAAGAGGATTTGATGAAGATTCCGAAGTACCATGGGTATCTTCGCCTTTTGATCGATGGAAAGCCCTCCACCTTCTCGATGACGACGCTGGCTCCGGCCAGGCTGAACAGTCCTCGTGCAGAAGTGGTTCGCCAGGTCTCGCAGCAGCGTTACGGGTAA
- a CDS encoding SpoIIAA family protein, which yields MSHSVTEINGTNVIEVTTALKIDTALLSEVISSVRTVGQAAGKVRLFFHLPYMTEWDGTTPWAEVLSDETSLEQVERVAVLADSQWEQSVEGIAMPCRNADVKFFSLGTNSPAQRMGFSKLFGGESAEPTQDTRMDGISAARTWIYEGYM from the coding sequence ATGAGCCACTCTGTCACTGAAATCAACGGAACCAATGTCATCGAAGTTACGACAGCACTGAAGATTGATACGGCGTTGCTAAGCGAAGTCATTTCCAGCGTTCGCACAGTCGGTCAGGCGGCTGGTAAGGTTCGCCTGTTCTTTCATCTGCCCTACATGACGGAATGGGATGGAACTACACCGTGGGCCGAAGTGTTGTCTGATGAGACGTCGCTCGAACAAGTCGAGCGAGTGGCAGTCCTGGCGGATTCGCAATGGGAACAATCCGTTGAAGGCATTGCCATGCCCTGTCGTAACGCAGATGTGAAGTTTTTCAGTTTGGGGACAAACTCTCCGGCCCAAAGAATGGGATTTTCCAAGCTGTTTGGTGGAGAATCAGCGGAACCAACACAAGACACTCGAATGGACGGGATAAGTGCGGCAAGGACATGGATCTACGAGGGTTACATGTGA
- a CDS encoding replication-relaxation family protein, translating into MAKRSETKIGPRDNQILMALDRCPLTVSQLMKLSATFESRFTDPSNLRRRLRALSKCGFIKSWRYGFATDGQPPKYFKLSREGFRFLYDDSVALPRRRYFEEIRLGHHQHTHALAELIVHVICQADREGIRVVQYARENSVRIDAAGFTLYPDCAFQLVDAFGGKFNFVVELDNATERIRTTKDTESIERKIRGYDAHQYQFRANDSHRYLVLFITTRSKSRLERILSLAGEIMANPARTVFVGGDLFEVIRSNPFADAVFQDHRGLKRMMIPRTRESSTSRCIRQPKPTQSNVQPAFAKSA; encoded by the coding sequence ATGGCAAAAAGATCAGAGACAAAGATCGGCCCGCGAGATAACCAGATATTGATGGCCCTCGATCGCTGTCCTCTCACGGTCTCGCAGTTGATGAAGCTTAGCGCAACGTTCGAGTCACGCTTTACCGATCCGTCAAACCTACGGAGACGTCTGAGAGCACTTTCAAAGTGCGGCTTCATCAAGTCGTGGCGATATGGGTTTGCGACGGACGGGCAACCACCGAAGTACTTCAAACTCAGCCGAGAGGGCTTTCGCTTTTTGTATGACGATTCTGTGGCACTCCCCAGACGTCGATACTTTGAGGAAATTCGTCTCGGGCATCATCAACACACGCACGCCCTCGCGGAACTTATTGTTCACGTGATTTGTCAGGCTGATCGAGAGGGGATTCGAGTGGTGCAGTACGCTCGCGAGAACAGTGTTCGGATCGACGCAGCTGGGTTCACACTTTACCCCGATTGTGCGTTTCAACTCGTTGATGCGTTCGGTGGGAAGTTCAACTTTGTCGTTGAGTTGGACAATGCGACGGAAAGAATCAGGACCACCAAAGACACAGAATCGATTGAACGGAAGATTCGCGGTTATGATGCTCACCAATATCAGTTTCGTGCCAACGATAGCCACCGCTACCTCGTGCTGTTCATCACGACAAGGAGTAAGTCTCGCTTGGAGCGAATCCTGAGTTTGGCAGGAGAGATCATGGCGAATCCGGCAAGAACAGTCTTTGTGGGCGGCGACCTTTTTGAAGTCATCCGGTCAAATCCCTTTGCGGATGCTGTCTTTCAGGATCATCGCGGACTCAAACGGATGATGATTCCGCGAACCCGCGAATCTTCAACGAGCCGATGCATTCGACAGCCGAAACCTACGCAGTCGAATGTGCAACCCGCATTCGCCAAATCAGCGTAA
- a CDS encoding toprim domain-containing protein codes for MKDVDTLIAETPVDQVLAHFGQRLTDAASGEHRMACVFNENCSESQYGNLTIKLDDPVNRIYCHSCGVRGNLLTLIHGLEHQRPPSGGKLRGDEFKDAVAKLREISTSDSPAIPKQADARPAIADQSPPSKPVNVPLVRHEKEAARKIADLCDDLIVDVAEMSPKAAEYVRSRPWMTPELLRKWGVGWIPGNGRSLFRKGYLVYTHRNERGEVVSYSGRDLSFEEKWEKWIRDGRPEGKKPGKHRFVQGFQKGLELYGGHSTRMNEEYVRESLVARGIVVVEGMNEVLRMESLGVVAVGLAGNKATDTQVETLIRYAHSVGGNRIILMPDFDEEGENAFKELLWQLAEANVDVKVGCSSRMFEGRFAGRQPEDLTDAEWTEIDKSIGNRV; via the coding sequence ATGAAGGACGTAGACACCTTGATCGCTGAAACGCCAGTCGATCAGGTCCTGGCTCATTTCGGACAGCGATTGACCGATGCTGCATCTGGCGAGCATCGGATGGCCTGTGTCTTCAACGAGAACTGCAGTGAAAGCCAGTACGGGAATCTAACGATCAAGCTCGACGATCCGGTCAACCGCATCTACTGCCATTCCTGCGGTGTGAGAGGCAACTTGTTGACTTTGATTCACGGCCTGGAACATCAGCGACCACCCAGCGGCGGCAAACTGCGTGGCGATGAATTCAAGGACGCCGTCGCGAAGTTGCGCGAGATTTCGACGTCTGACTCTCCCGCCATTCCAAAACAAGCAGACGCTCGACCGGCGATTGCGGATCAATCCCCTCCTTCCAAGCCCGTCAACGTTCCACTGGTGCGTCACGAGAAGGAAGCCGCCCGGAAGATTGCCGACCTTTGTGATGACCTGATTGTCGATGTAGCCGAGATGAGTCCCAAGGCGGCGGAATATGTGCGAAGCCGTCCTTGGATGACCCCCGAGTTGCTCCGAAAGTGGGGCGTCGGCTGGATTCCAGGCAATGGACGATCGTTGTTTCGCAAAGGTTATCTTGTCTATACGCACCGCAACGAACGAGGCGAGGTGGTCAGCTATTCTGGCCGCGACCTTTCCTTTGAGGAGAAATGGGAGAAGTGGATTCGGGACGGTCGTCCCGAGGGGAAGAAGCCCGGTAAGCACCGATTTGTACAGGGCTTTCAGAAGGGCCTGGAATTGTACGGTGGGCATTCGACTCGCATGAACGAAGAGTATGTGCGCGAGTCCCTGGTGGCACGTGGCATCGTCGTCGTTGAAGGTATGAACGAAGTTTTGCGAATGGAGAGCCTTGGCGTCGTGGCCGTTGGGCTCGCTGGCAACAAGGCGACCGATACTCAGGTTGAAACACTGATTCGATACGCACATTCCGTCGGTGGTAATCGCATCATCCTGATGCCTGATTTTGATGAAGAAGGTGAAAACGCCTTCAAAGAGTTGCTGTGGCAACTCGCCGAAGCGAACGTTGATGTCAAAGTTGGTTGCTCAAGCAGAATGTTTGAAGGGAGATTCGCCGGGCGGCAGCCCGAAGATCTCACTGACGCCGAATGGACCGAGATTGACAAATCAATCGGGAATAGGGTGTGA
- a CDS encoding recombinase family protein, translated as MTKRFVALARVSSREQEREGFSLEVQEEALERYAEIQDGKIVRLFRIAETATKSEERRSFKTLLDYCKKNAAKLDALLFFKVDRAARNLFDYVELERLEADYGLPVEYITQQTENTPAGRMMRRTLANMASFYTEQQSIDVKDGLHRRVRSGLFVGKAPYGYVNVRREGRSLVDIDEEKAKRVRRIFELYAFHGHTLDSLVDQLDEEGIPYTASQRRFARSKLHNILRDRAYIGELKYHDEWYPGTHRPIVDRGTFDRVQVLMGEQTYQSHELLYAGELITCGHCGRPITGEVKQKKTKRGTSTYRYYRCARYTKGDHPRIRIREEKIEEQVLAMFEQLKVQDEKVRRWFANALRARSKDQQSQATEKVEDLQEQITRLNKQLDQLLNLRLLEEIDESTFASKHRELRDRISSMTLKVEAMNRSKSEKADVAVKAFELSQTLSEKWVNADTRAKRQILEILCLNFSLDDVTLVPEWRKPFDVLAEGLDSENSRDDKI; from the coding sequence ATGACAAAGCGATTTGTTGCCCTCGCCCGAGTCTCTTCACGTGAACAAGAACGCGAAGGGTTTTCGCTGGAAGTGCAAGAAGAAGCACTCGAACGATACGCCGAGATTCAGGACGGCAAGATCGTACGGTTGTTCCGCATCGCTGAAACGGCGACCAAGAGCGAAGAACGTCGGTCATTCAAGACTTTGCTCGATTACTGCAAAAAGAACGCGGCCAAGCTGGATGCTTTGCTGTTCTTCAAAGTCGACCGTGCCGCACGCAATCTTTTCGATTACGTCGAGCTTGAACGGCTGGAAGCGGACTATGGCTTGCCGGTTGAATACATCACCCAGCAAACAGAAAACACGCCTGCCGGTCGCATGATGCGGCGAACGCTGGCCAATATGGCCAGTTTCTACACGGAGCAGCAGTCGATTGACGTGAAAGACGGGCTTCACCGTCGTGTCCGAAGCGGGCTTTTCGTGGGAAAAGCTCCATACGGCTACGTCAACGTCCGTCGAGAGGGGAGAAGCCTGGTTGATATTGATGAAGAGAAGGCGAAACGCGTTAGGAGAATCTTCGAACTGTACGCGTTCCATGGCCACACGCTGGATTCGCTAGTCGATCAACTCGATGAAGAGGGGATTCCTTACACGGCGTCGCAACGCCGATTTGCTCGCAGCAAACTGCACAACATTCTCCGAGACAGGGCCTACATCGGAGAGCTGAAGTACCACGACGAATGGTACCCAGGCACTCACCGTCCGATTGTCGATCGCGGCACGTTCGACCGCGTGCAGGTCTTGATGGGGGAGCAAACCTACCAGTCTCATGAATTGCTGTATGCAGGCGAGTTGATTACGTGCGGCCATTGCGGACGACCGATTACCGGCGAGGTTAAGCAGAAGAAGACGAAGCGAGGAACGTCTACTTATCGCTACTACCGCTGCGCCCGGTACACGAAAGGGGACCATCCTCGAATCAGAATTCGAGAAGAGAAGATTGAAGAGCAGGTGCTGGCCATGTTCGAGCAACTGAAAGTGCAAGACGAGAAAGTGCGACGCTGGTTCGCCAACGCGTTGCGCGCTCGTTCAAAGGATCAGCAGTCGCAGGCGACCGAGAAGGTTGAGGACTTGCAGGAACAGATTACCCGGTTGAACAAACAACTCGATCAGCTTCTGAATCTTCGCCTACTCGAAGAGATCGACGAGTCGACTTTTGCCTCAAAGCACCGCGAGCTGCGAGATCGCATCTCGTCAATGACGCTCAAAGTCGAGGCGATGAATCGTTCAAAGTCCGAAAAAGCAGACGTGGCAGTGAAAGCGTTTGAACTTTCTCAAACCCTTTCAGAGAAATGGGTTAACGCCGATACGCGGGCTAAACGTCAAATCCTCGAAATCCTCTGTTTGAACTTTTCTCTGGACGACGTAACTCTAGTCCCTGAATGGAGAAAGCCCTTCGACGTACTCGCCGAAGGGCTCGATTCTGAAAATAGTCGGGACGACAAGATTTGA
- a CDS encoding ABC transporter six-transmembrane domain-containing protein: MESPTAILPDGLPPKATVFGELFGLIHQNRWPVILAYVLLVVENLLRLAQPFLLGQAVNGLLTNSYLGLWWFLGGHASHMFVQFARQMYDTRVYSHMYAKRVTNLVCYQREAKVPTSRVAARAALSRQFITFVEQQVPKLVSALFSCVGAIAMLFYYDWRIVIACLVIALPVFVLNYIYSHSVKGVSRVLHDRWEDEVEIIEKASDEEVATHYNGMTSCWVKMSDLEARTTGLTEFFVMGLMAFALLTICRIPGILAGDIFAVFRYLMMFVMGIDTIPRLVEQFARLKDIVQRL; encoded by the coding sequence ATGGAGTCCCCGACCGCGATCCTTCCCGATGGACTACCTCCCAAAGCAACGGTGTTTGGTGAACTCTTCGGATTGATCCATCAGAATCGCTGGCCGGTCATTCTGGCTTATGTGCTGCTCGTGGTTGAGAATTTGCTCAGGCTGGCTCAACCATTTCTGTTAGGACAGGCCGTCAATGGATTATTGACCAATTCCTATCTCGGCCTCTGGTGGTTTCTCGGCGGTCACGCCAGTCACATGTTTGTGCAATTCGCACGGCAAATGTACGACACACGCGTCTATTCCCACATGTACGCGAAGCGAGTTACAAATCTCGTCTGCTATCAACGAGAAGCAAAAGTCCCGACATCCCGCGTCGCCGCCCGGGCGGCCTTGTCGCGTCAGTTCATCACCTTCGTGGAACAGCAGGTCCCGAAATTGGTCTCTGCCTTATTTTCGTGCGTTGGTGCGATTGCGATGCTGTTTTATTACGATTGGCGAATCGTCATCGCCTGCCTGGTCATCGCCCTGCCCGTTTTCGTGCTCAACTACATTTACAGTCACAGTGTCAAAGGTGTCAGCCGGGTATTGCATGATCGCTGGGAAGATGAAGTGGAAATCATCGAAAAAGCTAGCGATGAAGAAGTTGCCACACATTACAACGGCATGACCAGTTGTTGGGTCAAAATGTCCGACCTGGAAGCCCGCACGACTGGCCTGACAGAATTCTTCGTCATGGGACTGATGGCGTTTGCCCTACTGACGATTTGCCGCATCCCAGGCATTCTTGCCGGCGATATCTTCGCCGTCTTCCGCTACCTGATGATGTTCGTCATGGGCATCGACACCATCCCCCGCCTCGTCGAACAATTCGCCCGCCTCAAAGACATCGTCCAACGTCTATAA
- a CDS encoding DUF692 domain-containing protein, translated as MMPAIGYAVRRENRFILTDPKLNAAEITFEHADLPLWTKNFIGGDEIDYVAVHALKLSVGSPDPPGREYLETLKQVAIENNATSISDHLGFTRDGDDGVEMGHFAPVPLTPTALDVTCRNINYVQEFLAPFPFYIETIAYLFQLEGTMTEPEFLIEMFKRTGCGWLLDVTNVYANARNFGFDAKEFVAEVMPHASRVQMHLAGGFWDEEQQLYFDTHSQPIPDDVWELYEYSLNLGKGKVDAVFIERDAEFPGEQEWRRELHKMYDIADASSKGQAFAGSAG; from the coding sequence ATGATGCCCGCCATCGGATATGCCGTTCGCCGTGAGAATCGGTTCATCTTGACCGACCCGAAACTGAACGCCGCAGAAATTACATTTGAACATGCCGACCTCCCCCTGTGGACAAAAAACTTCATTGGCGGGGACGAAATTGATTATGTAGCCGTCCATGCACTGAAACTTTCAGTCGGCAGTCCCGATCCTCCGGGACGCGAGTACCTAGAAACGTTGAAGCAAGTGGCGATTGAAAATAACGCCACTTCAATCAGTGATCATCTCGGCTTCACCCGTGATGGAGACGATGGCGTCGAGATGGGGCACTTCGCACCTGTTCCACTCACTCCAACCGCTCTCGATGTGACGTGCCGAAATATCAATTATGTTCAGGAGTTCCTGGCTCCGTTTCCTTTTTATATTGAAACGATTGCGTATCTGTTTCAGCTCGAGGGGACGATGACTGAGCCGGAGTTTCTGATCGAGATGTTTAAGCGAACCGGCTGTGGCTGGTTGCTCGATGTCACCAATGTCTACGCCAACGCTCGCAACTTCGGATTCGATGCGAAAGAATTCGTCGCCGAAGTCATGCCGCATGCTTCACGCGTGCAAATGCACCTGGCGGGTGGCTTCTGGGATGAAGAACAACAACTCTATTTCGATACGCATTCGCAACCGATTCCCGATGATGTCTGGGAGTTGTATGAATACTCATTGAATCTGGGCAAAGGGAAAGTCGATGCCGTGTTTATTGAACGGGATGCAGAATTCCCGGGTGAACAGGAGTGGCGTCGGGAATTGCACAAGATGTACGACATCGCCGATGCCTCTTCAAAAGGACAGGCATTCGCAGGGAGTGCAGGATGA